A stretch of DNA from Fusobacterium mortiferum ATCC 9817:
AACAATATCGTTTTTAGCTAAGAATACAACTTTATCTCCAGTATAGATAGTGAATGAAACGTTATCTAATACCTTTACTCCATCTACTGTTTTAGTTAGGTTTTCAACTTTAAGCATGTTGTTTCCAGCTTCTCTCTCTTGCTTAAACTCAACAAATGGATATTTTCTATTAGAGATTTGCATATCTTCAAGTTGTAATTTATCAAGTAGTTTCTTTCTTGAAGTAGCTTGCTTAGACTTAGATGCATTAGCACTGAATCTAGCAATAAACTCTTGTAACTCTTGTCTTTTTTGCTCAAGCTTTTTATTTTTAGCAGAGATAAGTTTTGTCATAAGTTGGTTTGACTCATACCAGAAATCATAGTTTCCAACATACATTTTAATTTTTCCATAGTCTATATCTGTGATATGTGTACATACTTTATTTAAGAAGTGTCTATCATGAGATACAACTATTACAGTAGTATTATCTAAATCCATTAAGAAATTTTCAAGCCAAGTTATAGCTTTGATATCAAGTCCGTTTGTAGGCTCGTCTAATAGTAGTACATCAGGATGTCCAAATAGAGCTTGAGCAAGTAATACCTTAACTTTTTCTGGCTCTCCTAACTCTTTCATATATTTATGATGTAAATCAGTACCAATTCCTAATCCCATAAGTAGAGTTTCAGCTTCTGTTTCAGCTTCCCAACCATTAAGTTCAGCAAACTCCCCTTCTAACTCTCCAGCTCTAATACCATCTTCATCAGTAAATTCTTCTTTAGCATATATAGCATTTTTTTCAACAATGATATCCCATAATTTTTTATGTCCCATAAGAACAACATCTAAAACTTTATCCTCTTCATGTGCAAAGTGGTTTTGGTTTAAAACAGCCATTCTTTTATTTTTGTCAAAAATTACCTCTCCCTCAGTAGGTTCTAATACTCCTGAAAGGATTTTTACAAATGTAGACTTACCAGCACCATTAGCTCCTATAAGTCCATAACAGTTTCCAGGTGTAAATTTGATATTTACATCTTCGAAAAGTTTTCTACCAGAAAATCTCATACCTAGATTACTAGTTGCTATCATTTAAATAATTCCTCCTTATTTACTCTCAAAAAATTCCATAATATTATATCATTTATTTTGAACTTTTACAATTAAAAAAATATATTGAGTTTTTTTAAATTTTATCATATAATATAACCTGAATGTTTTTAAGAAAAGGAGATGAAAATGGCATCTATATTTGATAGTCTAAAAATAAAAAATATAGAGTTGAGAAATAGAATAGTTCTTCCACCACTTGTAAGATTTTCTATTGTAGGTTTAGATGGATATGTTACAGATGAGTTAGTAGATTGGTATGAAGATGTTCTTCGTGGAGGAGTAGGATTTGTAATAGTTGAAGCTACTGCTGTTAGTGAAGATGGAAAACTTAGAGAAAATCAACTTGGAATATGGAATGACTCCTTTATCTCTGGACTTAAAAGAATAGCAGACAAATGCCATGAATATAATGTTCCAGTACTTATACAGATACATCATGCAGGATTTAAAGAAGGAATAAAAGATGTAGATAAGTCTATCCTTGATGAGATTTTAGAAAAATTTAAATCAGCTTTTAAAAGAGCAAAACTTGCAGGTTTTGATGGGATAGAGATACATGGAGCCCATACCTATCTTATCTCTCAACTTAATTCAAGACTTTGGAATACTAGAGATGATGAGTATGGAGGAAGCTTTGAAAAAAGAATGTATTTTTCAAGAAGATTAATTGAAGAAACAAGAGAATTATTTGATGATAATTTTATATTGGGATATAGAATGGGAGGAAATGAACCAGAGCTTTCAGATGGAATAGAGATAGCTAAGTATTTAGAGAGTTTAGGAATAGATTTAATCCATGTTTCTTCTGGAGTTCCAGCTCCTAAATATACAAGAAAAGAAAAAATTGATGTACCTAAAGATTTTCCACTTGATTGGGTAATTTATATGGGGACAGAGATAAAAAAACATATAAATATTCCTGTTATTGGAGTTAGAAATATAAAAAAAGAAAAACAAGCAAGTTGGCTTGTTGAAAATAATCTTCTTGACCTTGTAGCTGTTGGAAGAGCTATGATAGCTCGTCCAAATTGGGTAAATGTAGCTAGAAAGGAGTATATTGCTAGAAATGGAATTAAAAACTCTTGATATATTTTGTGAGATTATAGATAACTATGGAGATATTGGAGTAGTTTATCGTATTGCTAAGGAGTTGGATAAAATTTTTCCCAACTCAAAAATAAGAGTGTTTCTTAATAGATTAGAAGAATTTAAGAAAATAAACTCTCAAGTGAAAGATACTCCGTGTCAAATAATAGATGGGATAGAGTATATAACTTTTGATTATGTACAGAAAAAAGCAAAAGAGCTTTCTACATCTCAAGTTATTATAGAGGCTTTTGGTTGTAAGATACCAGATGAGTATATGGAAATAGCTTATGGAAATTCAGAGTTATTAATTAATCTAGAATATCTTTCAGCAGAGGATTGGATAGAGGATTTTCATTTACAAAGTTCTCCACTAGGAAAGGAAAAATTAAAAAAAGTTTTTTTTATGCCTGGATTTACAGAAAAATCTGGGGGAATAATAGCCGATTCTAATTATCTAGAGAGAATAGAAAAGGTTATAAAAAATAGAGACTTTTATACTAAAAAATATCTTGGTAATATTGAGAATAGAGATAAAAAAATAGTAGGAACTCTTTTTTCCTATGAGAAAAATTTTACAACTCTCTTTGAAGAAGTGAAAAAACTTGACAGAGAAGTAGTTATTTTAGCTATGGGAGAAAAGACACAGGAGAGTCTAAAAAAAATTTTTGAAAAAATTTAATAGAAGACTTTAGAAATTCTTTAAAATATGGTAAAATAGAGGTAAGATTTTTAGAGTTTCTTAATCAGGAAGAATATGAAGAATTAATCAATGTAGTAGATTTTAATTTTGTAAGAGGAGAGGATTCTTTTATAAGAGCTGTTCTTACAGGTAAGCCATGTATGTGGCATATCTACTGTCAAGAGGATTATGCTCATATGGATAAGATTGAGGGATTCTTAGATAAATATAAGAGAGTGATTAAAGGCTTTGCTACTGAAGAGTTTTTAGTCAATATGGAAAAGTTTTTTAAAGATTATAATTTTAGAAAGGAAAACAGTTTGGAGCTTGGAAAGGAAAGTTATCTTTACTTTTTTGAGAACCTCACAGAGATAGAGAAAAATAATTCTATCTTTAGAGATTTTCTTATACAAAAATGTAATCTTATAAATAAATTAAAAGATTTTATAGAAAAATATTGAGGAGGTTTACAAATGAAAATAGCTCAAGAATTAAGAGCAGGAAGCACAATCAAGATTGGAAACGATCCATTTGTAATTTTAAAAGCTGAGTACAACAAATCAGGAAGAAACGCCGCTGTTGTAAAATTCAAAATGAAAAACTTAATATCAGGAAACATTTCTGACGCTGTTTATAAAGCAGATGACAAAATGGACGATATCAGACTTGATAAAGTAAAAGCAGTTTACTCATACCACGATGGAGCATTCTATGTTTTCTCTAACCCAGAAACTTGGGACCAAATCGAACTTAAAGAGGAAGATTTAGGAGATGCTCTATACTACTTAGAAGAAGAAATGGAATTAGAAGTAGTTTATTATGAGTCTACTCCAGTTGCAGTAGAGTTACCTACTTTCGTAGAGAGAGAAATCATCTATACTGAGCCAGGATTAAGAGGAGATACTACTGGTAAAGTATTAAAACCAGCTAAAATCAATACAGGATTTGAAATTCAAGTTCCTCTATTTGTAGAGCAAGGAGAATGGATAAAAATCGATACTAGAACTAACGAATATGTAGAAAGAATTAAAAAATAGTTCTATATAGTTTGGAGAGTGTAAAAACTCTCCTTTTTCTTTAAATTATTTTTACTAGATGAGTATTTACAAAAAGACCAAGGCATAAACACCTTGGTCTTTATATTAAAAACTATTTATTTTTCTTTAATAATGCTTTTCCAGGGATACCAGGTTTTGTCATCTCAAATGGATTTAAGATAACATCTAAATCCTCTTTAGATAGTAATCCTCTCTGAAGAACTATTTGTGCAACAGGTACACCAGTTTTTATAGATTCTTTTGCTATTTCAGCAGCATTTTTATATCCAATATGAGGGTTTAGAGCTGTAATTATTCCTACACTTCTATCTACCCAATATTTACAGTTTTCTTCTTGAGCTGTAATTCCTTTTAAACAGTTTTCAATAAATGTTATAATACCATTCTTTAAAATCTCAATAGATTGGAATAGGTTAAAGAATAAAACAGGCTCAAAAACATTTAATTCTAATTGCCCAGCTTCAGCAGCTTTAGTTATAGTTATATCATTACCAAAGATTTGGAAACAAACTTGGTTTAAAACTTCTGGTATAACTGGATTTACTTTTCCTGGCATAATTGATGAACCTGGTTGTTGTTGAGGAAGTAATATTTCAGCAAGTCCTGCTTTTGGTCCAGAAGCCATAAGTCTAATATCATTAGCAGTCTTAGATAAATTTACAGCACAAGTTTTTAAAGCTGAAGATAACCATACAAAGCTATCTAAGTTTCTAGTTCCGTCAACTAAATCTGGAGATTGTTTAAATTCAAATCCAGTAACTTCTGATAAAATTCTTACAACATTTTTTACATATTCAACATCAGCATTAATTCCTGTTCCTACAGCAGTAGCTCCCATATTAACATAAGTTAATTCTTCCACAGCAGCAGAGATTCTTTTTATATCTCTAAGTACAGGTTGAGAGAAAGCTCTAAACTCTTGCCCAAGTCTAATAGGTACAGCATCTTGTAAGTGTGTTCTACCCATTTTTATGACATGGTCAAATTCATTCCCTTTAGCTTGTAAAGTATCATATAGATATTGTAAATCTGTTAATAAATCTTTTATTAATAATTGGACAGTTAGTTTTCCAGCTGTTGGGACAACATCATTAGTAGATTGTCCATAGTTAACATGGTCATTAGGGTGACATCTATCATATTTTCCTAATTCTCCACCTAAAATTTCATTAGCTCTATTAGCTATAACTTCATTCATATTCATATTCATTGAAGTTCCAGCTCCACCTTGAATAACGTCAGTTATAAATTGGTCTCTAAATTTACCTGCAATTATTTCATCAGCAGCTTGAATCATAGCTTCTTCTACTTCTTTAGAAATTACTCCAGCTTCGTAGTTTGCTCTTGAAGTAGCTTTTTTTACATAAGCAAGTGCAGTAATAAATGTATCGCTAAGTCCATATCCAGTAATATGGAAATTATTTTTTCCTCTTAAAGATTGTACTCCATAATAAGCTCCAGCAGGAACTTCTAAAGTACCAATTGAATCACTTTCTAATCTAAATTTTTCCATTATCTTTTCCTCCAACTTTTTAGAAATATATCTTATACTATTATGATACTTTTATTTTGATCTTTTTTCAACCAAAAAAATAAAAAATAATTTCAAAAAATATATTAATTATTATAAAAAATATATATTTGTTAAATAATTATATATAAAATAAATATTTTTAAAAAAATAAAAATAAAAAATAAGAAAATAAAAATAAATTATTATAAAAAATATTAGATAAAGTGTATATTTTTCATAGAATATTTACTGAAATTAGTTAAAAAAGTAAAAATAAAATAATTTTTTAGAAAAGATAAAATTGAAAATAATAAATATATGAAGATGAAATAAAATTTTTAAAATAACTATGTTTGAAAAATAAAAAAGATAAAAAAATAATCATAAATAAGAGTTGTTTAAATGAAAAAAGATAAGAAATGGATATAAAATAACATTTCTTATCTTTTGTAAAAAAATATTTTTATCTTAAATATTCAGAGAAAATAGAAAATTTAATTGCTTCCATTGAAATCTTCATATTACTTTGTATTTTTATTTTTAAAATACTGTTTTTATCTATTATAGATTTTATAGTATGATTGAAGATAGCATGGAAGTTTTTCTTATTATTAGGAAGAAGTTTATTGATAACATTGTTTATTTTCAGTTGTTCAGTTGAGATAGAATTTTCTCCCTCTATAGTTATAGAGATATTTAAATCATCACTATAATTTTCTCTTTTATCAATATTTTTTATCCTTACAACTGCTTCTATTAAATCCTCTTTTTTCAGTGTAGTTGGAATTTCTAATTCATATTCAAAAGAATTAGAAAATATTTCTTTAAATTCTTCTGTAATAAAATCATATTGACTGATAGTTTGTTCCCCACACATATCTATTTGCATAAGTCTTTTAACTTCTTGGATAGGAAGATTTTTTCCTAGTAGATACATAAGTTTTGTAACAGCAGCTTCTGGAGTTAAATCTACTCCACTTATTACTCCAACATCTGTAAGCTTAGCACTTGCTTCATATAGACCCATCTTTACAAATCCTCTAGTACATTGAGTGATATCTACTATGATTATTCCCTTTGATGAAATATACTCAAGAACATCTAAAAACTCTTTATTAGTAGGAGCATTACCATTTCCAAAAGTTTTAAGTATTACCCCTTTTATATTGTTATTTTCAAAAATACTTTTTAGGTAGCTTGGTTTTAATCCTGGGAATAGTTCTAAAACTACTACTTCACTATCAATAACAGCATCTACATAAAATTTTTCTTTAGCCGGAGGAAGTATTCTATCTTTGATTACTCTAATATCTGCTCCGACTTCTGCAATAGCTGGATAATTTGGAGAAGAGAAACCAAAATAGTTAGTAGCATCTATCTTTCTAGAACGATTTCCTCTAAGAAGAGTATCTCTAAAGAAGATACAAACTTCTGGAATTAATTTTACTCCATATAGCTCATTTCCAGCAATATGTATAGCTGTAATAAGATTTTGTAAAGCATCACTTCTAGGAAATTGTAGCGGAACTTGAGAACCTGTTAAAACTACTGGCTTATCTAAATTTTTTAACATAAAAGATAGAGCTGAAGCAGTAAAAGCCATAGTATCTGTTCCATGTAAAACTACAAATCCTCTATATTTTTCATAGTTTTTAGAGATGAACTTTGCTATATCCTTCCAAATCTCTGGAGACATATCAGAGGAATCTATTAATGGATTAAATTGATAGTAATCTGTAGAATATTTGTTGAGGATAGGATGCTCTTTAGTTATTTCATGCCAATCATTAGCAGGTCTAAGTGGACTATTTGGATCATTTTCATCGCTGTGAACCATACCAATAGTTCCACCAGTATTAATTATCATAATCTTATCTAACATTAATTCCTCCACTATTTAGTTATAATTTTATTAGAAACAGATTTTACATCATCAGTTCCAGTTAAAATCATAGCTTGTGAAAGCTGAGATTTTAGAGTATTCATTATAGTAGTAACTCCCTCTTTTCTTCCACCAATAGAACCCCAGATAAGAGGTCTTCCAACTAAAACTCCTTTAGCTCCTAGTGCTAAATATTTTAAAACATCTACTCCTTCTCTAACAGAGCCATCTGCTAAGACAGTGATTTTATCTCCAACAGCTTTAACAATATCTTCCAATACATTACAGCTTGCTTGGCAATAATCTAGTACTCTACCTCCATGGTTTGATACAACAATAGTATTTACTCCAGCTTCTACACAAGCAAGAGCTTCATCTACACTCATAATTCCCTTAGCTATAAAAGGAAGTTTTGTAGAAGCAACTAACTCTTTTAAATCCTCAACAGTTTTTGGACCTACTGGTTGTCCGAAAAGTTTCATTGTAACAAGACCAGCTCCATCTAAATCAACACCAACAGCAATAGCTCCAGCTTCTTCAGCCATTCTAATTCTTTTAATAATCTCTTCGTTACTTCTTGGTTTTATAATAGCAACACCTAAACCTCCAACTTTTTTTATAGCTTGAAGTCCAAATTCATAACAAGTAGGGTCTCCAGTATCTCCAATCATACCTATACTTCCCGCTTCTAAGCATCCTTCAATAATATCATTACAATATTCTTCTTCAGTTACTCCTCCACCCATATTGAACTTTGTTCCAGTAATAGGAGCACCAAGTACTGGAAAAGATAGTTCTCTACCTAATAAAGTGCAAGATAATTTTGGTTCAGTAGCATTATGTATTGTTCTTAGAACAAGTTTTATATTTTTTAAACTTTCATAATTAACTTTAAATGATGAACCACTACCAGTTCCACCCATACCTGGAACTTTTCCAGCACACCATACACCATCACAAGTTTTGCAAAGATTGCAGAATCCTTTCATTTTTTCTCTAGCATTTTCTTTTAAAGTTTTAATATCCAATTCAATCCCTCTCCTTTAAAAATAGTGATAAATTACCTATTTTTATAATATACCATTATAATTACAATGTCAATTAAAACAGAACAAATTAATGACAACTTGATAACTTATTTAAAAAAAAATTGACAAATTTTGGAAAATGAAGTAACCTATAGATAATGAGAGAATTTTTATAAAGTTAAGAGAGGGTGGAAGAAACATGACAAGTAAAACTGTTGAAATTACAAATGAAACTGGATTACACACTAGACTAGGAAATGAGTTCGTTAGCTTAGCTAAGACTTTTGCTTCTCAAATAGAAGTTGAAAATGAAGCAGGAAAAAAAGTTAAAGGAACATCTTTATTAAAGCTACTTTCATTAGGAATAAAAAAAGGTACTAAAGTAACTGTATATGCTGAAGGTGCTGACGAAGCTGAAGCAGTAGAAAAATTAGGAGACCTTCTAGCAAACTTAAAGGACTAATTTTATGATGGAAGGTACTTATTTAAGTACCTTCTTTTTTTTGAAAAATTTTTTGAATAATGATTGTGAGGGAAAAATATGAGTAAGATAGTTAAGGGTATTGAAGCATCTCCTGGAATTGCAATAGGAAAAATATTTCTATATCAAGAGAATGAATTAGTAATCGATGAAAAAAAGAAATGTGATTCTGATTGTGAAAAAGAGAGATTATTAAGTGGTAGAGAAAAAGCAAAAGAACAACTATTAAGAATCAGAGAAAAAACTGCACAAAAATTAGGTGAGGATAAAGCTGCTATATTTGATGGACATATCACTTTACTAGAAGATGAAGACTTATTTGATGAAGTTGTAGATATTATTGAAGATGAAGAGACTTGTGCTGAGGCAGCTCTTCAAAGAGGAATAGATGATTATTGTGAAATGCTTGCTAATCTAGAGGATGAGTATTTAAGAGAAAGAGCAGCAGATTTAAGAGATATTGGTAAGAGATGGTTATATAATGTAGCAGGGGTAGAGATATTAGATTTAGGTGCATTACCTCCAAATACTATAATAGCTGCTAAAGACTTAACTCCATCAGATACTGCTCAAATAGATTTACAAAATGTAGTTGCTT
This window harbors:
- a CDS encoding ABC-F family ATP-binding cassette domain-containing protein, producing the protein MIATSNLGMRFSGRKLFEDVNIKFTPGNCYGLIGANGAGKSTFVKILSGVLEPTEGEVIFDKNKRMAVLNQNHFAHEEDKVLDVVLMGHKKLWDIIVEKNAIYAKEEFTDEDGIRAGELEGEFAELNGWEAETEAETLLMGLGIGTDLHHKYMKELGEPEKVKVLLAQALFGHPDVLLLDEPTNGLDIKAITWLENFLMDLDNTTVIVVSHDRHFLNKVCTHITDIDYGKIKMYVGNYDFWYESNQLMTKLISAKNKKLEQKRQELQEFIARFSANASKSKQATSRKKLLDKLQLEDMQISNRKYPFVEFKQEREAGNNMLKVENLTKTVDGVKVLDNVSFTIYTGDKVVFLAKNDIVKTTLLNILSGEMEPDSGSYTWGVTTSQAYMPKDNTKFFENKDLNLIEWLRPYSPDQHEAFVRGFLGRMLFTGEETLKSCSVLSGGEKVRCMIARMMLTNANVLMFDNPNDHLDLESITSLNKALINFKGTILFGAHDHEFIQTVANRIIEITPKGILDKTMTYDEYLEDERVQARLEELYAE
- a CDS encoding NADH:flavin oxidoreductase — its product is MKMASIFDSLKIKNIELRNRIVLPPLVRFSIVGLDGYVTDELVDWYEDVLRGGVGFVIVEATAVSEDGKLRENQLGIWNDSFISGLKRIADKCHEYNVPVLIQIHHAGFKEGIKDVDKSILDEILEKFKSAFKRAKLAGFDGIEIHGAHTYLISQLNSRLWNTRDDEYGGSFEKRMYFSRRLIEETRELFDDNFILGYRMGGNEPELSDGIEIAKYLESLGIDLIHVSSGVPAPKYTRKEKIDVPKDFPLDWVIYMGTEIKKHINIPVIGVRNIKKEKQASWLVENNLLDLVAVGRAMIARPNWVNVARKEYIARNGIKNS
- the earP gene encoding elongation factor P maturation arginine rhamnosyltransferase EarP — translated: MELKTLDIFCEIIDNYGDIGVVYRIAKELDKIFPNSKIRVFLNRLEEFKKINSQVKDTPCQIIDGIEYITFDYVQKKAKELSTSQVIIEAFGCKIPDEYMEIAYGNSELLINLEYLSAEDWIEDFHLQSSPLGKEKLKKVFFMPGFTEKSGGIIADSNYLERIEKVIKNRDFYTKKYLGNIENRDKKIVGTLFSYEKNFTTLFEEVKKLDREVVILAMGEKTQESLKKIFEKI
- the earP gene encoding elongation factor P maturation arginine rhamnosyltransferase EarP, which encodes MEVRFLEFLNQEEYEELINVVDFNFVRGEDSFIRAVLTGKPCMWHIYCQEDYAHMDKIEGFLDKYKRVIKGFATEEFLVNMEKFFKDYNFRKENSLELGKESYLYFFENLTEIEKNNSIFRDFLIQKCNLINKLKDFIEKY
- the efp gene encoding elongation factor P; protein product: MKIAQELRAGSTIKIGNDPFVILKAEYNKSGRNAAVVKFKMKNLISGNISDAVYKADDKMDDIRLDKVKAVYSYHDGAFYVFSNPETWDQIELKEEDLGDALYYLEEEMELEVVYYESTPVAVELPTFVEREIIYTEPGLRGDTTGKVLKPAKINTGFEIQVPLFVEQGEWIKIDTRTNEYVERIKK
- a CDS encoding aspartate ammonia-lyase, whose protein sequence is MEKFRLESDSIGTLEVPAGAYYGVQSLRGKNNFHITGYGLSDTFITALAYVKKATSRANYEAGVISKEVEEAMIQAADEIIAGKFRDQFITDVIQGGAGTSMNMNMNEVIANRANEILGGELGKYDRCHPNDHVNYGQSTNDVVPTAGKLTVQLLIKDLLTDLQYLYDTLQAKGNEFDHVIKMGRTHLQDAVPIRLGQEFRAFSQPVLRDIKRISAAVEELTYVNMGATAVGTGINADVEYVKNVVRILSEVTGFEFKQSPDLVDGTRNLDSFVWLSSALKTCAVNLSKTANDIRLMASGPKAGLAEILLPQQQPGSSIMPGKVNPVIPEVLNQVCFQIFGNDITITKAAEAGQLELNVFEPVLFFNLFQSIEILKNGIITFIENCLKGITAQEENCKYWVDRSVGIITALNPHIGYKNAAEIAKESIKTGVPVAQIVLQRGLLSKEDLDVILNPFEMTKPGIPGKALLKKNK
- a CDS encoding alpha-hydroxy-acid oxidizing protein, translating into MDIKTLKENAREKMKGFCNLCKTCDGVWCAGKVPGMGGTGSGSSFKVNYESLKNIKLVLRTIHNATEPKLSCTLLGRELSFPVLGAPITGTKFNMGGGVTEEEYCNDIIEGCLEAGSIGMIGDTGDPTCYEFGLQAIKKVGGLGVAIIKPRSNEEIIKRIRMAEEAGAIAVGVDLDGAGLVTMKLFGQPVGPKTVEDLKELVASTKLPFIAKGIMSVDEALACVEAGVNTIVVSNHGGRVLDYCQASCNVLEDIVKAVGDKITVLADGSVREGVDVLKYLALGAKGVLVGRPLIWGSIGGRKEGVTTIMNTLKSQLSQAMILTGTDDVKSVSNKIITK
- a CDS encoding HPr family phosphocarrier protein; translated protein: MTSKTVEITNETGLHTRLGNEFVSLAKTFASQIEVENEAGKKVKGTSLLKLLSLGIKKGTKVTVYAEGADEAEAVEKLGDLLANLKD